A single Perognathus longimembris pacificus isolate PPM17 chromosome 17, ASM2315922v1, whole genome shotgun sequence DNA region contains:
- the Spata32 gene encoding spermatogenesis-associated protein 32: MGVTGINAFPCCGKSSVDIVEKQNDHSHPHETAAVKEVSVPQYGKVDHKPPFQDPIPEQEDNFGLDMDMETSLDSCSENSKKPDYTIETFHPNPEELEEMHNFNQWSITSICSNSEEDQALTQHRSIHAQTSRHLFWSDKIVQASETNLQKVIEIQNKERSTKITSICVEQKSIPSAKPTLPATSSKPPPVSSSPVSHLPSPIALSDLINFASSLAVASTSNMDLPRLEKMLKPVLQKTPEPSRESSQPAEKKQGMKETIKTLEFQKTWTQQSTNFSHPFLDFSKPGITRATLEGEVKFVQTSAISSQMEDSQDSSVPPGTKKESPLLLKIHFKLLSPELQRND; the protein is encoded by the exons ATGGGGGTAACAG GTATCAATGCATTTCCCTGCTGTGGCAAGAGCTCAGTGGATATCGTGGAGAAACA GAATGACCACAGCCACCCCCATGAAACAGCAGCAGTGAAAGAAGTGAGTGTCCCCCAGTATGGGAAG GTAGATCATAAACCTCCATTCCAAGACCCCATCCCAGAGCAGGAAGATAACTTTGGCCTGGATATGGACATGGAGACCAGCCTGGATTCTTGCAGTGAAAACTCTAAGAAGCCAGACTATACCATCGAGACCTTCCATCCCAACccagaggagctggaggagatGCACAACTTCAACCAGTGGAGCATCACCTCCATCTGCAGCAACTCAGAGGAGGACCAGGCACTTACCCAGCATCGCTCCATCCACGCGCAGACCTCCAGGCACCTCTTCTGGTCGGACAAGATTGTCCAGGCCTCAGAGACCAACCTGCAGAAGGTGATTGAAATCCAGAACAAAGAGAGAAGCACAAAGATCACCAGTATTTGCGTGGAGCAGAAATCCATCCCCTCTGCCAAGCCAACTCTCCCAGCCACAAGCTCCAAGCCACCTCCTGTCAGCTCCTCTCCTGTCTCCCACCTTCCATCGCCCATCGCCCTATCGGATCTGATCAACTTTGCATCTTCCCTGGCTGTAGCCTCTACTAGCAACATGGACTTGCCCAGGTTGGAGAAAATGCTCAAACCTGTACTACAGAAGACTCCAGAACCTTCTAGAGAGTCCTCCCAGCCTGCTGAAAAGAAGCAAGGGATGAAAGAGACAATAAAAACCCTAGAGTTCCAGAAAACTTGGACACAACAAAGCACGAACTTCTCTCACCCTTTCTTAGATTTCAGCAAGCCAGGGATCACGAGAGCCACCCTCGAAGGGGAAGTGAAGTTTGTCCAGACATCGGCCATCAGCTCGCAAATGGAGGACTCCCAGGACAG CTCCGTGCCACCAGGAACCAAGAAAGAGAGTCCATTATTGCTGAAAATCCATTTTAAGCTGTTATCCCCTGAACTCCAGAGAAATGACTAG